TTCTAAAAGTGAATAGAACGCCGAATGGAGGAAGCAAATGGGTAATAGCAGGTGCAGAAGAATATGCTGAATCAAAGAGACCTATAAGCTTTTATGAAAAAACAGGAAAGGACTCCGAGAGTGGTCTAAATCCTTATAGTCACGTGCTTAATTTTACTGAATTGGAAGATGCGTTCAATGATATAAAAAGTATTAATGCGTATTTGGACGAGGGTTTTTTGACCGAGAAAACACAACCAATTTTGGATGCTATACTAAGCAAAAAGCTTGTTTTTAGAGATGTTCAAGATATTACTTATCATTTTTTACAAATAGAAGGCTGGATTTTTACTGTTCAAAATTACAAACGAATGACTCGGCAGTCTGGTTGGCTAATTAGCCAGCTTCAAACAGCAGATCAATTTGAAAAAGATTTTTATAAAAGAGCTGTTCTTTATTTATCCTTGAATCAATGAAAATAGTTTTTACTTTTTGGGCTCTATGCTGTTGTCTGAGTAGTACTTACGCTCAGGGAGATACGCTATTGAGAAGAATCACAATAAGCGATGCTTCAAAAATCAAATTCAATGCCGAACAAGTTCTAAACGAATACAGGGATTTATTGAACGGAATATCTTTTAGCGAAATAGAACAAAAGGCCGTTGAGGATATGATGACTAGAAGTTATGCTGGAAATATAAATAAGATATTCTATAATAAAGATATTATTGTTGAAGATGACCTAGACCAATCCTCAACCAGCAATGGCCTTAATAAAAAAACAATTGAAAGATATTTGAAAGACTTTGATTTGTTTTATACAAAAGCAGACTCCAATACCGTAGATTTTGAGAACTACCGTATATCTAATGTAAAGCAAACTCAGGAATATATCTATATCAAAATATACTTTACACAAAAGTTTAGTAGTATTAATCGGCAAAATAATAAGAGATACCCCGTTTTGGAGCGAACTGCCGAGCTTAGGGCTGAAAAGTTTGGTAAAAAATGGGTTGTTAGCATATTACGTATAGGCTATAATGTTAGCCCTAAAACAGCGGAAGAACAGTACCTCAATGATGCTGTATTACAACCCGATGAGGAGTCGGTAATGAGCGGAGATACTTCGCTGACAGCCCGAGAAACACTCGAGAAAGTTACTATTGATAGGCTGCGTGAGGAATTTAGAAAAGAACAGGCTCTAAAAGAAATAGAGGTGAAAAAGTTGATTGATGAAGCCGATAAAGCATTGGGACAAGAGGATTTGAAAAATGCCAGACTGCTTTTTACGAAAGCACATGAGTTAATGCCTATGGTAGAAACACGGCATATCAGTCGTCAGCTTCGTAGAATTACTGAAATCCAAGAGGAACTCCTTTTACGCCCTGAAAAATTAGCCAAAGATGCGATTCAAAAAGCCAAAAATGCAGAGAGGCTACGCAAATATACCGAAGCCAAAGCTTTGTATGAGCAAGCTCTTTCGCATAAATCAGATATTGATTCATTATCAAAGCGGATAGCAAGTATTAATCTGATTATTAGAGCCTTAGCTGCTGTAGAGGCTAAGGTTAAAGACGGCCGATTTAAAGAGGCTGCTAATGAGTGTGCCTCCCAGCTGAGCGAACTAAAAAAGCAGGAGGATAAAGGCGTGTTTAATAATCAATTATATTCAGATTTATTGGTTTGGCAAAGTATTGCTTTTCTAAAACAAGGTGATAGTAAAAATGCTAAAGCACGACTACTAAAGGCAATCGAAAAAGATGCCAACAATTCGGATGCTTTTCGACAACGAGGTTTGCTCTCGTATGAAAGTAAACAATATACCGAAGCCCTAGCTGATTTTACAGTATACCTTTCCTTCGATAGCAATAATATTACAGCCCTCACAGATTTGGCTCGTTGCTATTTGGCAGTTCATGATACACTACGAGGAATTAAATATTTTGACGAAATATTGTTATTGAATGATTCTAACAATGATATACTTTTTGAAAAAGCATTAGCATGGCATAATTGGACAAAACATCGTGAAGCTATCAATACTTTTACTAAAGTATATGCAAAGAATTATAAACCTGCTAGTTCCCTTTTTTACAGAGGGTTAAACTATGAGAAGCTTAATGATATAGCAAAAGCTTCTTCAGATTTTAAAAAGGCAGTGCAATTTGGGCTTTCAAAAGAACAGCTCGCCCAAATAGTACAGATAGCAGAAAGGTACTTTGAAAACGGACGTTATTTTTATGAAAAACGACAGTTTTTGGCAGCTCTCGACTATTTTAACAACTCGCTACTACTGTGGGAGCAGTCATTTAATGTTTGGTACTTAAAGGGGCTTTCGCATATAGAAATAGAGCAATATCCCGAAGCTCAGAATGCTTTGTCAAAGGCTATTGCACTTGAGCCAAATCGAGAATTGGCATGGCTCAATAGGGGCTTAGCCAAGTTTTTGGACGAAAACTATGATGATGCTATCGTCGATTTTGATGCTACCCTAAAATTGTCAAATCAAGTATATCAGGCTGCTATATACAAAGGCGACTCCTACAATGCTCTTGAGCGGTATTCATTAGCCGTAGAATCGTACACAGCTGCTTTGGGGGGGGCTTGGACACGGCAGTCTGAGCATTATCCAGCCTTATCCATTGTGTATTCAAAAAGAGCTAAAGCTTATGTCAATCAAAAGAATTATGATGCTGCTTTAGCT
The DNA window shown above is from Flectobacillus major DSM 103 and carries:
- a CDS encoding tetratricopeptide repeat protein: MKIVFTFWALCCCLSSTYAQGDTLLRRITISDASKIKFNAEQVLNEYRDLLNGISFSEIEQKAVEDMMTRSYAGNINKIFYNKDIIVEDDLDQSSTSNGLNKKTIERYLKDFDLFYTKADSNTVDFENYRISNVKQTQEYIYIKIYFTQKFSSINRQNNKRYPVLERTAELRAEKFGKKWVVSILRIGYNVSPKTAEEQYLNDAVLQPDEESVMSGDTSLTARETLEKVTIDRLREEFRKEQALKEIEVKKLIDEADKALGQEDLKNARLLFTKAHELMPMVETRHISRQLRRITEIQEELLLRPEKLAKDAIQKAKNAERLRKYTEAKALYEQALSHKSDIDSLSKRIASINLIIRALAAVEAKVKDGRFKEAANECASQLSELKKQEDKGVFNNQLYSDLLVWQSIAFLKQGDSKNAKARLLKAIEKDANNSDAFRQRGLLSYESKQYTEALADFTVYLSFDSNNITALTDLARCYLAVHDTLRGIKYFDEILLLNDSNNDILFEKALAWHNWTKHREAINTFTKVYAKNYKPASSLFYRGLNYEKLNDIAKASSDFKKAVQFGLSKEQLAQIVQIAERYFENGRYFYEKRQFLAALDYFNNSLLLWEQSFNVWYLKGLSHIEIEQYPEAQNALSKAIALEPNRELAWLNRGLAKFLDENYDDAIVDFDATLKLSNQVYQAAIYKGDSYNALERYSLAVESYTAALGGAWTRQSEHYPALSIVYSKRAKAYVNQKNYDAALADFRECLRFNRNNAEGYYLRGQAYFSKNEIGNAIDDFNKALELGFDKGKCLFAIAEAYRINGKFAQAISSYTEALKREEWDENRSDAYRFRAFCLLKEKRYSEAINDYEAFQNVKSGIIDDETKTEMAIAYIKENKSDYAKPLLESVLKHKPSYVEALFTMGYYHYVSGNTDEAQKYFERVAQQGTKRKSLTSTIVKPLWENTSLKQFIENIIR